The Mauremys reevesii isolate NIE-2019 linkage group 1, ASM1616193v1, whole genome shotgun sequence genome segment AGAATCCCTCAGAAGATGCTTTGACAGATTTAGCTTAGAAAATGATTAACCAGCAATATGGTCaaactagttttaaaaaaaaatactgctatTTAATACTTTTATCTCTTGTATTGCTACCACTCAGTATATTTCTTCCATAATTCATTCATGAGACAGTCTTACATTCTTATCACTTagtacaaaaaaattaaaaggcagaATCTTACTACATGTAGGAGTTATGGTTAATGAGAGCTGCAttgcttaaaaagaaaaaaaaaatcatatgatCTGAACATCATCTATTCCTGAGTCagaatttagggcctgatccaaaaccctttgttttcattttgcagaGACACTGACAGGCTGCAGTGGCTCTAACGAGGCAGCCACAGTTTATGAACCTGCCTCCTCTTCCCTTCATCCCCCCCAAAAGCTTGTTTTTGTTATGAATTTTTccaacagttttaaaataaactagATCTTCAGACTCTGGAATACTCTCCCCAGCCTATCACCTGAGAACTTTTCACAAATTCTTATGAAAAAAGACAGTCTACTTCAGAATACTCCTTTAAATAACATTGGGGCGGATTTGAAATTAGCAATAGGTGAGACATTTTGAAGCTTCCCTTAAATtaagctcaaaagcttatctGAACTAGGAATAGTTTGGATTTCTTCTCTTCCTGCAATAATTGACAATAAATAATCCCCTAGCCCTCTATCAGACTCCTCAAACTTCAGCTCTCTCCTGAACAGGCAAGGCAAGTACTGGAGAAACTGAAGGGGTAAGTAAGTGAGCAAGAAGGGTGTGAAGATTTGGGGACATCTGTCTGTACAACTTGTAAATTCTCTCCTCCAGGGTGGTGAGGAAAGGGAAAGGAGTGTAGTGTAGTTTATTAtttttgtacagatctgtgtaTTTATTGTGCCCTTAAAGAGCAATGGCGTTAGAATCCTGTCCCAAGTCTGTATGTGTGTTTTTTGTTAACCTCGGACCCCCAAAGCACCCACACTACTGGAATTCTCAGAGAGGGTGTGtttaaaatggggggagggaggggagtctGAGGAGTCAGCCCTAGTCCCAGAAACTAGGCAGTTGGACCACAGGATCTGTGCTCTCAGGAAGATTAGCACCCCAGGAGAGTGCCCAGGGTCTCCAAGATGGGGCAGTGCCTGGACTCTGAGGTCCAGAGGCTGAAAGCACATGGGATCCAGCCAGCAGTTAGTTCCCTCACAGCAGTGTGGTGCATGCGTGATAGGGGATGTTTGCCTGGCACATCCTGGAGAACTTGACTCTACCAAGTCAAACCTCAAAACTGGTTTTGGTCCAGTTCTTAATGTTTGctaattgtatttttaatctCTATTTAAAAAGGCCATAAAACCCAGCAAATTCAGAGTGCAGGTCAAGTTTCTATCATTAATCACTAACCTGGTTTCATCATAAAACCAGGGACAAGAAATTATGTATTCAACAAACTCTCAAAAGTGAGGAAACAATCAGTAATTCTGTTTATTTTAAGCCCGTGAATAGGCTTAAGAGTCCCAACTAAAATACAGTAATAGAGTTGCTATGGAAGTCATGGATTGGCCCCTGTGGGAAGCCAGTTATGCTGCTTAATCTCTGCACACCATGCTGACTGTTTACCATGTATAGTCATggttttctgattaaaaaaaaattcttttactAGACCTCTTGTATATCCACAATATGGAATCTGTGAAGAAGTGACTTCAGAGTAACTAGTGTATCAACTCTCACGTGTATGTGGGAATTGCCACATCAGCACAATAGCCTGTCTTAGACAGTGGCTTACATCACATGATTTCTGAAGAAAGCAAGTTCTCATAATAAACATGGACAAATGTGAGATACTGTACCACAGAGCTGAGGAGGTTGGTTGAAAGAGGAATTCTTCCTGGCACCAGCTAGTGATCAGTTTATATCCTAGCTAATGTAAATGCAGATTCTATTCTTATTCAGCAAGTGCAATCCCTTTTCTTTGAAGAACGATTCTCAGAACTGAGTGAAGTATCCAAGTTTCAGGATTAATGACAACAAGAGGGCACAGAATGGGAGGATGCCGTCAGGCAGCCAGTTATGGCTCATTTGGCTCTCTGATGCACCAGCTTAGAAGCTGCTCTAAACTAAGCAAGCTGTCTTGGCTCACTTAAGGAATGTCTATACagcaataaaagacccatggcagcAAGTGTCAAAGCCTGGGTCATTTGACTCAAGCTCacactgtggggctaaaaatagcaaatatGGGAATTTAGGCTTGTGAAGGAGCCTAGGCTCTGGCACACCACAAGGAGAATTACTGATGCACTCTCTTGTGTTTCCCTAAAGACTAGGTGAGCAATGAGTGACAGGAGTTCACTCTTTATCCCTTGGTAACAACATTTCCTTAACCATTTGCTTAAGACCATCAAAAACCTGTAAAAGTCTTTAATAAATTATATACGCCGTTTCCTCCCTTAATCTTTTCAGATATTGGTGAAAGGTCAGAAAGTCACAATTTTTACTCTTTCACAAGCTGTGCTGGCTTATTACTCTGATCTCATCTTTACTGGCAGTGGTGGAAAGTTCGCATTAGCCTCTACTTATCTGCAAATTGTGAACTTATAAAGTTATAGTCCTTGTTGACAGAGCAGCTGATAGAGCTCCAATTTTGAAAATGGCAGATAATTTCCTACGGGGAATGTTTCTCTTACCTGCGCATGGACTAACTGCAAAGCCCACTCTCTTCAGAGCCCTGTCAAAGATAACGTAGAAGCCCTCCATAACTGTAGCACCAATAACCagggcactgctggaggaagaGATGCCAAAACGGTAGCATTCTAAATTCTGTCCAATCCCAAGGATGGGTTGAATATAAAGCTGTtcattcaaataaataaataataaaataagtagCAGTAATCCACAGTATTTAGAAGATAATGACATTAGCTCATAACTGTGGAAGCATGCATAAACACAGCCCTTAATCTGGAGTGTTCTCCAGAGCTTTTGATTTCTAATTTTGAGCGCTCAGGGAGTTCATAAGAAATGAATGAATTAGAGCAAGATGAGTATTGTAAGATACTTAAAACTGGGCAGAGTGTCAGTGGAGTTAAGAACCAGAAACACAGGTTAAATTTGGATTTTAATTAGCTGACACTTAAAGGTCACCTTCACTTTCATCTAAGTGACCTTTTTACATTTTGTATTGTGTGTGTACGCACATGCGGGGAAgccgggggtggagggagggagccagGGATATGCAATCAAGTTACAGGAATATTCAAAAGGATTCTCTGAAAGCAGTGGATCTAGAGAGCATTCATGTCAGGTTCAAGCCTCTAAATGAATAACTAAAGTCAGTTCCACACCCTTGTTTCTCACTCAGGGGATGAAAGACTGTCAAGCTACATGGTCAATACAGAAAAGGCTTACATCAAGCCTTTGCTCTATTTCACGTTAAGTATACCTATATGTTTTAGCCGAGGTAAGAGGGTGTGAAACTGATGTTAATTGATGTTTAGTTCATATTGCCACCAATGCTGAAAAGGCAATCAGGAATTATATTGGTTTATGATTAAAGCAGAAGTGGcacattatattttaaaaaccagGCAGTTCATACTGCATGGAGACTATAATGACAATAAAAACAAATTGACCAAGTTATGGAAATTGGCAAAGGGCACATAGAGGTCCTTTGCCAAGAGTGCCATTTTCAGGAAAACGTGCCTTACCTCACACTATCAAGGGGGAGGAATAAATTTGTTTGCCAAAATGGAAAGATCAAAATCAGCTGAAGAAAAATATGTATTGGTGTCTGATGTAGACAGAGCTGCTGCTTTAGAGGGCGGGAGGGAGTACAAAAGCATTCTTGGAAATTTTTCCTAACAATTTGAAAAATCTCCCTTCTGCTCCACAGTTAGTGAAAAAATGGGGATTTTTTGCAAAGTGTCATTGacatttttcccttttaaaatttatttttcaaatttcaTCAAAAATGTTCAGCAGATCTAGAAGTAGCCCAGTTCAGACAaccattcaaaatgttttttgtaaGTAGGAACTTCAATGATAGTTAAAAGAAATGACTGGGCTTAATTATCTCTGCATCACCAAAATAGTTTTATACAAATGAGATGAGCAGGGAAGCTGTACAATGCAATGAAGAAAGAACTAGGTCATCATAAAGTTTACTTCTTTATTGATGTAAGGAATTATTAGACTGTAGTGTGGCTGATCAAATCCAAATAAGATGACAAGTTCAAACCTGTGGTAGGATAGTTATCCGAAATGATCTGCTGGAGTTTTCATCTCTCAGGTAGATAGAAAGTTTAGGAAATAAGGACCATGGTGTTTCAGTCTTATCCCAGCATGCAAGCTGGGAACCAGTCCAGAATCCAGAGGAGAATGTTTGGATCTACAGGAAAAAAATATGATACATACATGTCACATGTCCTCTGATAGATGCATATAACAATTTTAATCTCTTTATTATTCAGGCATGCTTTCTTCTCCCTTAActaggggagctcaggggtggacAAGTCCAGTGGAGGCGTTTGTCTTCTTCTGTGATATGACGCATGAAGCTTGTGTACATTATAAGCCATCAGTGAGGTCACGTCAACCCTTCAGGCTGTTCTAATGCATCAAACTGATGAGTGTTAAGACAGTCTATTAAAAAATCTTATTGTGGTATAAACCTATAAGGACTAATATGCGTAGTGGTAGGATTTTGGAAGGACTGTGGGACATGAACATCTCTATTAGGTCTGTGGATCAAAAAACTAATTTCGCCTTGGCAGCAGGGAAAGAATCATTAGAAACTATTTAACTAACTGCAGTAAATATGTAGGTAGGATGGTCAAACTCATGAGCTTCCTGAGCAATTACTGCAATATCAACAAACTGGAGAAGTAGTAAACTAGCCtttgctccttccccacccactccACGAACTTTCATGTACATCTGGAGCTGAGCACAGATACAAAGGAGTAGGTAcattttaaacacaaacaaacagtCTAACAAAGTCAAGAACCTCCTCCCTTCTCCAGAGACACACTATTGTCTTCATGCGACTTCCAAGCTAggaatttagggcctgatccaaagccctttgaaatcaaaGGGAACCTTTCCGCAGACTTCAgcagactttggatcaggccgttAGTCCCTTTTCCTGCCTTGCGGCTCATACAACTTGACATGCTTTTGAAATAAAATTGATTAACAGCATTTCTGAATACAGCCCTGGTACTAACCAAGCAAACAATAAACCCTTGCAGAGCTTCCCCACCCAAGACAAACATCCCGTCCTACTCCCTGAAGTACATAAATGTTGACACGATGCCAGACAAGACAAACACACTTCCTTAATCCTGTGCAGTATTTTGTGCCTGTTCCGGTTTCTTATGAAAGACACCACACAGTACCTTGCTGTAAAAAACACCATTACACCAAACATTTTGTGTAGGCGAACAAAAAAGCTAAACCCAACTTCCTCTTACATGGTTTATTTATGCATATTTCACCATAATAGACTCTCATAACAAATTGAAGCCATATACCCAGAAATTAGTTATAGAAAATTCCAGTGGTGACATGTATTTGCAAACAGGGCTTAAAACTTTCTCCAAGTCTTAAAATAAATATGTGAATAAAAAAACCGTCCTGCCTGGAAGTCAGAACACAGCCGTCAATCATTTAGACTTCAACATTTCCTAATGAAATGCCTATCATTCTTGTATAACCCCCactactatagtatctgagcacctcacaatctttaatttaGCCTCATGTCACCACTAAGGTAGAGAAGGGTCATTATCCCTGTTTcacacatggggaactgaggcacataaagattaagtgacttactcaaggtcacacacagagcaggggatTCAGCCTGGATTTCCCAAGTCTCAGCCTAACATCCTAACTACTGAACTGACCTTGATCCCTTTAGGGCAAGGTCAGCTGAACTGATGCCATAGTACTCCTCCCACACGTTGTATAGGGATCACTTATTTTACAAAGAATGGGTGGCATCATCATAACAGCAGTGTTTGGAGAAATGTTTTGAGATGGTGACCTGCTCATTTCCACAAAGGACTCTGGAAGATATATGTTGCCCGTGGGCTATCCAGCATTGAACAGGCTGCTCTGTGTTAAGGGCTTCAGTATGGCAAGGGGGAAGCACTGTTCCTGGGCCAGCGAAGCACTTAATCATGGGagttgtcccattgaagtcaatggactacttgtgtgcttgaagttaagcacttGCCAAGTGGTTGGCTGGCCCAGgacagggtgctcagcactgaaGGTCTCAGCCTTTGGTCTGTCCTACTGAAAAATAATCTAGAAAGAAAATACTTCTTTTCTCTCTCAACCGTCTCTAGGAAGACAGACCTTGCAGTCTGAAAAACACTGTGTGCTGGCATACAGCTTGGAGAGGGCAAGACTGTAAGGATTTGAATGCTTGCTTTGATTTCAAGAATAATAGTTTCTTACATTACACTTGCCTGCCTTATTTTTATATGTCAAACCAATATATTTTGGGAGGCATGGCTTTATACCACATAAATGGACCCTGCAGGTCACTGAAATAAAGATTTTAGCTGTATTTAAGAATCCCCCTCCCACCATCACTTTTTAACAGAATGTTAATCTAAGCAAATGTCATATTTCAATGAAACAGTGCTTTTCACAAGCAAAGCATGTTGAAAGTGCTACTACAGCACTGTGTTGCAGTAGGAAGTACAGCTACTGAAATATATCGGATGCTAAACATGATCCTGCTAACATTACTCACGTGAGTCAGAGTCTGACACTCCGACTCCCTCTCCATGAACAGTCCTGATTTCAGTAGGACTGGTTCCAGAGCAAGATGCTTCTAAACATAATGGtggcagaatcagacccataAGTAGCTTTATAGATATgaatagtctcattgaagtcCACGAGACTCTAATGACAGTAGGCATTATGCCCGACAGGAAGCGCTTGCAGAATCAGCCCTTTATGTTTCATGAACATTTACTTTTGAATCAGTGAACTATTTGTCAGGCCCAAGAACACTGAATTTGAGAAGCAGGGATTCCATGAATGGTTCCTCAGTGCATCAGAACAAGTATTACGCCACTGCaaaagttctcaaacttttccatATTAGGACCCCTTTTTCCATTCTGGGACCCAACTCTACCCAGAGCCATCGCCCATTTAGCAACATGCGCAGGGTGATTGCAACCTCCAAAACAGACCAGTTCAGGACCCACCCCCGGTTGAGAACTCATGAACTCTTGTGCTAGACAACACCCGAAAACATTCACATGCAGGTTCTCCTTCAAGGAACAAGGCAGGTTTTACAAGATCAGCTTACCAAAGATGTGCTCACAATTGCTTCGACCACAGCATTGAAGACTTTCTGGGGAAGGCGGAGGAGAGTGGTGCCACTGTCTACTATTGCTTTGTCTGCATTATACtaagagggaaggaacagagtTAATATACTGTATGCAGGTTAAATGATGTAGTCAGTTGCTTCATAACAATGACTAGGACTGTTCTTTTTCAGTAGCAGTCATCATAAAAATCTTTACTTCATGTAAAGTGACAGCACTCTACAGCTGGCAACCTGCATTAAAATGAGGACTAAGAATGAAAGACATTGAATTAAGGTTTCCCCCATAGTTGAAATGGCTCACCATAACTTGAACATACTACTGCAGGCTAACGTATTATGACCTACAGTACTATGCACCTGACTTAAAAAGTAATTGGGGAACTTCAGTCCTCCCTCCTGCTTGTCATACTGAGTCACCACCAAGATGTCAAACACTTCACCTACTTTTTACCTCTTTTTTTTGTGTGCCTATtatagaaagaaacaaaaaaaagtcagaagTGCAAAAGGAACTACTAAACCAGAATGGTGAATTCAAGTCTTGTCACGTTATAATCCATGCTTGCAAAATGGGCATGTTTCTCTTCACTATACAAAATCCAATAAATTAAGAAGCTTCTCTAGCATGAGTACAGTATATGAATACATAAACATTAACAAGGCATGCCTTTTACAAAATACATGTTAGTGATTATTGTTAATGATAAAAACCATGTGGAAATGGTAGGTTTTTCTATGAACTGCTTTTTCTTTCAATTGAACCAATATAATTTGAGAGTTGGATGTTTATGGCacaattaaaaaagaaacaaacaaggaATGCTTCTatagagcagagggaaagggaacTGGGGGAGGAGGTTGTGGCCAAGACATGTTGTTGTATGTTcaaaacaaaccaccaccaccaccacgctaGCAAACACAAATGATAAACACTGCAGCTTCCCTTCTAGTTTTACCCTCACAGAATTTCCTCAGACCCTTTATAGCCCAAAGGCAGCCCTGCCCTCTTAATTGGCTCAACTGGGAGCAGCTGTACTGGCACAGAGGCATTGGACCTATTTCAGGCACCctgggccagccaccctgcaacagtgctgtttgaaacattttccttttaatgtgcttggcatatacacacacatcgtATTGTTTAAGATGTACAAAGTTTGTTCTTTTTCACAGGTTGTCACTGACTTTTAAATCTTATAAAGAGGGCTGCAACATACTTCCATTTAGAAGGGCGGTACGCTTCAGAATTTAACTTTGATTGCTTCACTTTTGTTCTAAACCAAATGGATGGAATCTTTGCTTAAAAAATAgttaggtttttgtttgtttttttaatgtctaGACAAACAGTTCTCTCACTGCAAATACCTCTCTGCAGTCCAAGTTAAGGTTCTGGCCTccaacctccagtttgagaattTCAACCTGGTAATACCATTCCTCCTTTATAGGTGTGTACCAGATATCACCCTTGTACAAACTTGGTTCAATTCCACCCAGGACCTGAAGAGAGAAAATCGTAAGTTTCAGAGtaatgcaaactttttttttcctgtacgTGCATAAAAACTAAGACAACTGTGATTACACAGGGCAAAGAAATTTTACTGAGCTCCATCTGCAAAAATTCGGTTGTTGAACACAATTGGATAAAAGGATACATTTCAAGTATTTCAAACATCAAGATGCCAGAGGGCACTTGCTATAGTTAACAAGTCAAACTCCTCTTGAAATATCCTAAGTACCCGCAATGCCTGCCAACTTCAAAATTGATTTCCTTATGGGCGTTCCCTTCTTGAGTTAAAATTAAACAGGGTTTTTAATGGTACTGCCAAGGCTGAAACTAGGCAACACACAAGAACGGGAAAGAGCATTAAGCCTTCACATTAAAAATTCACTTAAGAGTACAAGAGTTAATATAGCCTAATAACGCAATTTTTAGATGCACTTAAGAGAAATGCAAGCatctaaaattaaaaaggttgtagaggattttttttaaactaagggctggcagaaagccaacaggtgcagaggagcatgcAGTTTGggcagagacatcccttagggattAATTTATTAAAGGGGGAACTCTATAGTCTAACACAAAGAATAGGAAATAAATTGGTAAAGTGCAGGTAGTAGCTAGTGAGGAACAGTCACACATAAAAGAATCCCATTAAAATATAAACACATGGAGGCAAACTGACtattgacaaaatgtacaagtgcgtatatacaaatgctagaagactaaatactaagatgagtgaactagagtgcctggcattaaatgaggatattgatataataggcattgcAGAAATTTGGTGGAATGAAGATAATCCATGAAACACAGTAACAGTGGGGTACAAAATATGCTGGAATGACAGTAGTTCGTGCTGGTGGGtgagtggaactcattgccaagggatgttgtgaaggccaataggataattgggttcaaaaaagaattagataaattcatagaggataggtcatTGATGGTATTAGCCAAGATAaccagggacacaaccccatggcTCTACGTGTCCCTAGATCTTcaactgccagatgctgggattaAATGACAGAAGACAGATCACACAAAAATTatcctgttctcttcattccgtCTAAAGGCTCTGGtacaggccactgtcagaagacagaatattgggctagatgacttgtacataagaatggccatacaatAGGATCAGAATTTGGTCTTTGTCATACACATTTCTCAAGTGTATTAACTTACACATTTGTCAAAAATAACGGTAGCAAAAATCTGTAAGGAGTAGAGCCCAGATTCTGCCAGCCTTATTCACATCAAGTACTACTTTATTCTGAGTATTCCTGCTAACTGGAATTATGTtacttgcagagtaaggtacAACACAGTTTGAGCAAAGGTGGTGAATCTGGCCTCAAGTGAAGATGTTAAGGGACAGTGCTTCTTTCTTACAAGTTTCTAATTAAAAAGACAAAATTCAATATACAATGTAGTGGttggctcaaaaaaaaaaaaaaagtaattaagcATATTTAAGTAAAAATGGATGAAGGATGGAAAGAATAAAGAGGCACtttaaactttttaaattaaaaaatagatTTCTCATGTTTATTAATTTTGGAAAGTGAGAGAATGATTAGTTTGGATGATTTTTCCCTTTCAGACTGACAGATACCCACAAGACTACCTCCGTTGGTACCACTTCCAGGAACAGGCATTCCAGCACCACACATTTGCAGGGAGAAAACGTTGGGAATCTTTGCTTGACTCACAAGGGAATCAAAGAATGTCTCCACCGAACTTGAAGGCTAgagtatgtggggggggggggggggagagaaagaaaagcagaTAAATATAGGATTATTCACACAGATGATAAACTGTTTTaagaatctttttaaaaaaggttttgtAGAAACAAGCAAATCAATCACATAAAATCCCTCTTCACTGGATGAAGATGAATTTCTGACAATTGTGTGATGAACAAACACTCcagatttaaataattaaaaggaGAATGGAACAGACAAACTTTTGTCATTTCCCTTTCTCTAAATATTTCTCACACACATTTTTATTCTTGGACATTGTTACATGCATCCAGAAGACATCATGTACTCACTGATTGCAGTATTGGCTCCTGACAAATGTTGCTGCTAAAAGTGTCCAAGGACACTCAATTTCTGCAGAAGTATTTGCCATATATTGCATTGTGGGTCAGCAGAAGAATCAGGAATCAGTTTTCCCTGCCACTTCTCCATGGTCAAATGGCAGCATTTTAGAGCTGAATCATCCAGCATTTCAGATTTTAACTCTAATCTTCAGTGACTTTAAGTCTCACCTTCCTTCCTTTGGAAGGGGCGGAATATCAAAATGCACTTAACTAACTATTAGTTTAATAAGTGGTGTCACGCACTACATATCTAGAGCAATACTGTGCCCTCACGCTAGCCTTTACACTTTCTATAAAAGTAGTTAGGCTGGGCAGGTTTTATACTGCGATATATCAGCTCTGCATTTCATAACAGTTGGCTATTTGTTTGGCACACAGAAtactagggcctgatcctgtgaggtgagCACTCGTAGAACTTCGCAAGACCAAGGCcttaaaaaaaagagcaaaatcCTTGAGTATGTAACATACAACTGATAACACATTGTATGTTATAAGTGGGTAAGTGAGTTTCTGGATTTCTCAGCGCAGCACAACGAACATAGAGTTAAAGTAGTTTGGGTGGTCTGATTTTCATTTCCAGATCTCTAGAGTTATTGTAAATTTAATCTTCTCTCTCCAAATTTCCTGGTTTTTTAATAGTAGGGCTGTGTGTGGTTTATAAAAATAACACGCTATGCATGTTTTTGTAAAAGTTCCCCCCCTTACATTACAGATATGTATACTCCGACTCTTAAtgtacattttgtttgtttgaataaaATAAGCAACGTGGGGCTTTGTCTAGGACATGCATCAGGTTCCAAGCAAGCATAAAGAGATTCATCAAGAACGCTCCATGTCCCAGCCTTATATGTATTACGAGACGTGTGGCCTCCTACCAGACTTTACTTACCCTGTGGTCAACAGCCAACCCTTCCACCACTAGAAGACTGTTCAGCCCAAATGAGCAAAAACTGGATCATCAGCCCCCAGACAAGCCTAAATCCTCATTGGGGGCACCAGCTCCATTTAGGCTTGCTGGGATCTGCCAAACCTGATAGGCTCCCAGTGGATGTGGGGTAACTGGCAGGAAGCGTTGACAACTTTGCTAAGGGCTTGTGGGGAGAAGCAGGAGTAGAAAAAACAAGGCGTCTAAAGCCTTCAGGGGAGTGCTCCATGACATTTGAAATCACCTTCCTTCATtaccttgtttttatttttggcttTGTTTTAATCATGAAAGGTGGGGTGGAAGAGGAGCCTTACCTTGGCTAAGGCATCATAGGCAAGTCCAAGGATCCCATGCCATTTAACCCCCGGTAAAAAGAAATTCTCCGATTCCAGAATGGTAGCAATGTTGATAGTGTACGTGCCATTGATTCCCTTTGGAATAGTAATGACATCAGTGCCAAGTACTCCAGTCCAACTTCCTTGCGTATACCGGACAGTGACATCAGTGCCTTGTGACTTATATGTACTTGACCTATACAACGGGGCAGGAGACAAAAGAGATGCTATAAAATAAGTGAACTGCTCCTTTATAATGCTAATCATACAAATGCTGTTTAACAAAATTATTTCTACTCAAGAAAAAAAAGTGACTTCTTGCAAACAAATCACATGTACTCAAAGACGATTGTAAGGGAATGGAAAGAGAAAGTTGACCCCCTGTTTTGGTACTTAACCCCTTCAGTGACTAAACTCTTCAGAATTTGAGATGGCTTTTTAATCTGGGATTGTACGTGTCTAGTACAATAGGACCCTGATTCTGGTTGCACCACTACCactatagaaataaataatagtgCATTAAATTTACAGTGAGAAGGTCGGtaaagcttacacagagcttttctttgggtctgagttagtttcccagacctgaagaagagctctgtgtgagcttgaatgcttgtctctctcaccaacagaagttggtccaataaaagagattacctcacccaccttgtctctctaatatcctgggaccaacacagctacaacaccactgcaaatatTCAATTTACAGGAAACTGAAAAGCTCTGTGTTAAAAACTGAAATGCCAAGCTAATTGAATAGTTTTAGACAGACACCTAATTAACATTATTAAAAATTCCATTTTGGGtaaataggaattaattcctagtTACATACCAACAAAACATAGGTTATATGCATTTCAGACCATCTTAATTGTAATTCAAGGAAGGAGACTTAGATTTAATAGTGACtccggccttgtctacactacaggactatttcgaatctacttaagtcgaatttgtggattcgaccttatgaagtcgaatttgtgtatccatactaaatacactaattcgaacttctgagtccacattaacggcgGCGC includes the following:
- the BACE2 gene encoding beta-secretase 2 is translated as MGTLPAAPRLLLLLAGAAGLCRARFSFPLRVSPPAAPGNGSGSSRQQAPAGEADGLALASEPGAAVSFLAMVENLQGDSGRGYYLEMLLGTPPQKLNILVDTGSSNFAVAGAPNPDVTSYFNTEESSTYKSQGTDVTVRYTQGSWTGVLGTDVITIPKGINGTYTINIATILESENFFLPGVKWHGILGLAYDALAKPSSSVETFFDSLVSQAKIPNVFSLQMCGAGMPVPGSGTNGGSLVLGGIEPSLYKGDIWYTPIKEEWYYQVEILKLEVGGQNLNLDCREYNADKAIVDSGTTLLRLPQKVFNAVVEAIVSTSLIQTFSSGFWTGSQLACWDKTETPWSLFPKLSIYLRDENSSRSFRITILPQLYIQPILGIGQNLECYRFGISSSSSALVIGATVMEGFYVIFDRALKRVGFAVSPCAEVGGSPVSEIEGPFTTADIASNCVATMTLHEPMLWIISYALMSLCGIILLVLIILLLLPPRCQHRFTDNDVVSDESSLVRHRWK